One window of Ralstonia pickettii DTP0602 genomic DNA carries:
- a CDS encoding membrane protein: MQLLEVPAKEGYVWFRQGIWLFRKNPLTFLMLLFVYLIAAQLAIVVPLIGIIALLVVTPGLSVGVMTACRDVILNKRVMPTVLLAGFRTNGKEATRNLLVLGGIYAGLVFILGLIAGSVVDMSALVPIVLKEEAPSAEAVRQLYYAMMIGALLYTPIAMMFWFAPLLAAWHGVPPVKALFFSWTACWRNRGAFFTYAVLFAMLLVAIPFLLEAVFSAFGAETVLSFLVTPYSLLMLAILYCSFYATYRGCFNVTPPGVEPAAPMAPGA; the protein is encoded by the coding sequence ATGCAATTACTGGAAGTCCCTGCCAAGGAAGGCTACGTCTGGTTCCGCCAGGGCATCTGGCTGTTCCGCAAGAATCCGCTCACGTTCCTGATGCTGCTGTTCGTCTACCTGATCGCCGCGCAACTGGCGATCGTGGTGCCGCTAATCGGCATCATCGCGCTGCTGGTGGTCACGCCCGGCCTGTCGGTCGGCGTGATGACCGCGTGCCGCGACGTGATCCTGAACAAGCGCGTGATGCCCACCGTGCTGCTGGCGGGCTTTCGCACCAACGGCAAGGAAGCCACGCGCAACCTGCTGGTGCTGGGCGGCATCTATGCCGGGCTGGTGTTCATACTGGGCCTGATCGCGGGCTCGGTGGTGGACATGAGCGCGCTGGTGCCGATCGTGCTGAAGGAAGAGGCGCCATCGGCCGAGGCCGTGCGCCAGCTCTACTACGCGATGATGATCGGCGCGCTGCTGTACACGCCGATCGCGATGATGTTCTGGTTCGCGCCGTTGCTGGCCGCCTGGCACGGCGTGCCGCCGGTCAAGGCGCTGTTCTTCAGCTGGACCGCGTGCTGGCGTAACCGCGGCGCGTTCTTCACCTATGCCGTGCTGTTCGCGATGCTGCTGGTGGCGATTCCGTTCTTGCTGGAGGCGGTGTTCAGCGCGTTCGGGGCGGAGACGGTGTTGTCGTTCCTCGTGACGCCCTACTCGCTGCTGATGCTGGCGATCCTGTACTGCTCGTTCTATGCGACGTATCGCGGCTGTTTCAACGTGACGCCGCCGGGTGTCGAGCCGGCTGCGCCGATGGCGCCAGGCGCCTGA
- a CDS encoding homoserine kinase (catalyzes the formation of O-phospho-L-homoserine from L-homoserine~K02204: thrB2; homoserine kinase type II [EC:2.7.1.39]) — MAVFTTVSQDEIARWLLDFDLGEVRELRGIASGIENSNFFLTMEHEGQARQYVLTIFERLTFEQLPYYLHLMAHLAERGIRVPAPIPARDGEILRPLKGKPATIVTRLPGASQLAPDRQHCAEVGDMLARMHLAGQDYPHRQPNLRSLPWWQKTEAEILPFLDAGQRALLQREIAHQAVFFASADYASLGEGPCHCDLFRDNALFEEDGSGRHRLGGFFDFYFAGNDKWLFDLAVTVNDWCIDLASGELDHERAQALLRAYHAVRPLTGTEAAHWQDMLRAGALRFWVSRLWDFYLPREADMLQPHDPTHFERILRRRLDANPAHAPLPWI; from the coding sequence ATGGCCGTATTCACCACGGTCTCGCAGGACGAGATCGCCCGCTGGCTGCTGGATTTCGACCTTGGCGAAGTGCGCGAACTGCGCGGCATCGCCTCTGGCATCGAGAACAGCAATTTCTTCCTCACCATGGAGCACGAGGGCCAGGCGCGCCAGTACGTGCTGACCATCTTCGAGCGCCTGACGTTCGAGCAGCTGCCCTACTACCTACACCTGATGGCACACCTGGCCGAACGCGGCATCCGCGTGCCGGCGCCGATCCCGGCGCGCGACGGCGAGATCCTGCGCCCGCTCAAGGGCAAGCCCGCCACCATCGTCACACGGCTGCCCGGGGCGTCGCAACTGGCGCCCGACCGGCAGCACTGCGCCGAAGTGGGCGACATGCTGGCGCGCATGCACCTGGCCGGTCAGGACTACCCGCACCGCCAGCCCAACCTGCGCAGCCTGCCGTGGTGGCAGAAGACGGAAGCCGAGATCCTGCCTTTCCTCGATGCTGGCCAGCGCGCGCTGCTGCAGCGGGAGATCGCCCACCAGGCCGTGTTCTTCGCCAGCGCGGACTACGCCAGCCTAGGCGAAGGCCCCTGCCACTGCGACCTGTTCCGCGACAACGCGCTGTTCGAAGAGGACGGCAGCGGGCGCCACCGGCTGGGCGGTTTCTTCGACTTCTACTTTGCCGGCAACGACAAGTGGCTGTTCGACCTGGCGGTCACCGTCAACGACTGGTGCATCGACCTGGCCAGCGGCGAACTCGACCACGAGCGCGCGCAGGCGCTGCTGCGGGCTTATCATGCGGTCAGGCCGCTGACCGGCACCGAGGCCGCGCACTGGCAGGACATGCTGCGCGCGGGTGCGCTGCGCTTCTGGGTATCGCGACTGTGGGACTTCTACCTGCCGCGCGAGGCCGACATGCTGCAGCCGCACGATCCGACCCATTTCGAACGTATCCTGCGCCGGCGCCTGGACGCGAACCCCGCGCACGCCCCGCTCCCCTGGATCTGA
- a CDS encoding membrane protein encodes MTSPSPVRATRFVAVADEPEPARLSPARIAAIAAAALALVAPGLALAQEQQSNALTQQELNQINNQPIAPAAKSQLNQPRQPSFQLNERDGTQVREYRNKGRATDIQVQSGFGTKYEMSKPEDSSPRIREHDVNRVPSVNLKF; translated from the coding sequence ATGACCTCCCCCTCACCCGTCCGGGCCACCCGGTTCGTCGCCGTGGCTGACGAACCTGAACCTGCCAGGCTGTCCCCGGCCCGGATCGCCGCCATCGCGGCCGCCGCGCTGGCGCTGGTCGCTCCCGGCCTGGCGCTGGCCCAGGAGCAGCAAAGCAATGCGCTGACGCAGCAGGAGCTGAACCAGATCAACAACCAGCCGATTGCCCCGGCGGCCAAGTCGCAGCTGAACCAGCCGCGCCAGCCGAGCTTCCAGCTCAATGAGCGCGACGGCACGCAGGTGCGCGAGTACCGCAACAAGGGCCGGGCCACCGACATCCAGGTCCAATCGGGTTTCGGCACCAAGTATGAGATGAGCAAGCCGGAAGACAGCTCGCCCAGGATCCGCGAGCATGACGTCAACCGCGTGCCGTCGGTCAACCTGAAGTTCTGA